Genomic segment of Myxococcaceae bacterium JPH2:
CGGCGCTCCAACGTCGTCGCGACCCGGCACTCCCCACCCTCGCAGCGGATGGCCCGCGACAGCAGCATTCCCAATGACGTGCCTTGGAGTTCCTCGGGGGTGATGGGCGCCACCTCGCCGCGCGACACCGTGCCCACCTCCTGCCAGAAGCGAGTGAAGGCCTCGGGGGTGAAGCCCGCCGCGACACTCGCGGCGGAGAGCTTCTGCTTCGCGGCCTCCAGGTCCATCCCGCGCAACTGCTCCGCGCGCTGCCGCTGGGTCTCCGCCGAGGGAACCAGCGCCGCCAGACTCATCGCGGACGAGAGCACCCCCGAGCGCTTCAAGGGCTCGATGGACCGCGCCACCGCGTCGTTCACCCGAAGCGCGTCCTCCAACGTTGCCCCGCTCGACACCACGAGCGAGGAACTCGACGGCTGGCGGAACAGCGCGAGCACCTCGTCATAGTCCGCCAGCGTGCGTGCGTTCTGCGAGTCGAGCTTCCGCAAGTCCCCATCGAACACGAGGCTTCGCGAGAACCAGCCCCCCAGCGCCAACAGGACAATCGTCGTCACCAGCGCCGCGCGCGGAGGCAACGCGAAGCGAAGCAGGCGCGGGGCCATCCCCGAGGGAGACGGACGCTGCGGCCCGAACCGCGCACACAGCGGAGGCACGAGCACGAAGTTGGCAACGAACGCCAGCACCAGCCCGATGGTGGAGAAGTACCCCAGCTCACGCAGCGCGGGGAACTCCGAGAGGAACAGCGCGAGGAACCCCATCGCGGTGGTGAAGAACCCCAGACACAGCCCCTGGAACACGGCCCGCGTCGTCGCGGTGTACGCGTGCGCTCGGTCTCCCGGCTCGGCGGCCGCGCTGTTGATGAGATGCAGCGGGTAGTCCATGGCGATGCCCACCAAGGCGGACCCGAAGCCCAGCGTGAGCCCGTGCATGTGCCCTTGCAGCAACGTCATGGCCGCCACGCCGCCCACGACGCCGAACACGAGCGGCACCGACGCGAGCACCAGGAGCCGCAGCCCTCGGAAGCGCACCACGAACACGGCGAGCATCACCACCGTGGAGAGGATGAAGTTGTCGGAGATGTCATGGCGGATGGCAGCGGCGCTCTCGGCCGCGAAGCGCGGGCCGCCCACCCAGCGCAGCGTCGCGCGCCCGCCCGTCGCCTGCTTCAGCTCTCCGGAGACGCGCCCCAGCTCATCCATCAACGCCTGCGAGGCATCGACGTCGAGCGCTCGCCGCGCGGGCGTTCCCACGAGCAACAGGTGGGTGCCGTCGGATGACAGCAAGTGCCCTCGGTCCAACTGGAGGTCGCCGCCCTGCTTCGCGAGCCGCCCGAGCAGGTCCGCGTTCAACCCCAGGGGGTCCGCGAGCAACATCTGCTTGAGGCCCATCGCCTCCGGCGCGGCCAAGGACAGCTTCAGCCGCGCGAGGCTCTGGCTCAGCCGCTCGGGCGCGAGGCGCGCCTCCAATTCCTCGCGGGGGTTCTCCAGCAGGTACAGCCGCTTGGGGAGCACCAACGTGCCCAGCTTCACCAGCTCGGCTTGGGTGGGCCCCGAGTAGAGCTGGGAGAACTGGTTCGTCGCCTTCAGCCTCGCGACCAGCGCATCCCCTTGCGCGATCAGCTCGTCCCGCGAGCCACCTGGCAACGACAGGTCCAGGAGCAGTGTGTCCAGCGCCCCGAACTCGGACAGCAGCGTGGCCGCCTCGCCCGGAGAGCCCGGCCCGCCCGGCAGCAGGGCGGCGACGTTCTCGTCCAGATGGACCCGACTGGCGACCGCTCCGGCGCCCCCCAGGACGAGCAGGCAGAGGAGAACGGTCCAGACAGGATGGGCGCGGATCCGGTCGTGCAACGCGAACAGGGGGGACAGTGCATCCATGCGGTCGCGCATGCTTCCCGGGATGGGTCATTCGCGCAACCCACTCCTGCCGGCCTGCCCGCCCGTCGCCGACCGCGCGAAGACGATGACTGGACGCGCCCGCCATAACGGGACAGCCTGGGGAATCCCCATGGACCAGCCCGAATGAGCATGCCCTCGGACCCCGATTCCCAATTCCACATCGAAGTCCTCAAGCTGTTGCTCCAGATCGTCACCAGCGATGACCGAGTCACCCGCGCGGAGATCGATCACCTCGTGGCGGCAGCCCGAGGGATGAGCGTCCCGCTCGCGGAGCTGACCGCGCTCACGCACTGCCTCCAGCACGGCTCGCCCCTGCCCGCCCCCAACCTGGGCCTCCTGCGCATGGACCCGGCGGCAGTCATCCGAGCCGCCCAGGAACTCATCACCCACGACGGCAGCGTGCACGCGGAGGAGATCGCCATGCTTCGCCAGATTCGCGAGCTGCTCGGCGTGACGAGCTGAAGCCACACGATTCAAAGACAGACAGGGCGCCCGATACACGCGGCGCCCTGCCCTGATTCTCTACCGTGTCGTGCCGCGATGCCTCACGTCAGTGGACGCGCCCCGGCGGGAGATTGGACGGCGGCGGGAAGCCAGGCACCGCGGGCCGGACCGACGAGTTCGAGCCCGAGAGCAGCGAAGTCCCGAAGGACGCCTTCGCCTGGATGAGAGGGCTCGTCGTCGGCACGCCACACACGAGCCCATTCAGGTCCACCCTCCGGCGCTCCAGGTCCGCGAACGACCGCGTGACGGACGGGTCGAATCGGTCTGGAATCGGCGCGCTCCCCAAGAGGAAGGGAGACAGGGCGGAGGCCTGCCCCTCACCGCGCGGGCGCACGTGGAGGAAGACGGTGTTCGTCTCACCCGAGTGACAGCCATTGCAGGTGTTCACCGAGAGCTTGAAGCGCGCCTCGTTGGGAACCGACTGCACGGTCCACACGAAGTTGAACGGCGTCAGCGCGGAGCCGGCGAGCAGGGGCTGGTTCTCGAACAAGTCCTCCGGGAAGGTATGCGACTCCGCGAGGACCGAGGACATGTTCTGGTTGACGTAGTCCGTCAGGATGGGTGACCCGTTGAAGATCAGGTCAGGCGTGAGCGCGACGTGAGCGGGCTCCAGCCCTCCGGCCCCCAGGTGGAACTCACGAAGCTCCCAGAACGGATCCAACGCGTTCTCGTTGGTGCGGACCTGATGGATGGCGCTTCCCAGGTACGCGCCCCGCGCGACGAACGACTGGGTGAACCGAGCCGTGAGCGCCTCGAGCTTCTCGTTGTAGCCCGGGTTCCCGACGCCAATGCGACCCAGCTCGTGCCAGTCACGCGCCCACCGCTGGATCTCATCCGCGGAGCCGCCGGGCAGGACGTACTCCAGGATGACGGTGAATGGCAGGGCGTTGCCAAAGGAGTCCGTGACACCGAACACGAAGCGCCCCTCGCCCGCGAACACCCCCTCCTTGCGCAAGTCCATGCGATTGACGATGGCCAGGAGCCGGAACGGCGCGGTCTCGAAGTCCAGCGGGGCCCCCGGCCCACCGCTGCGGCTCTCCCACGGCGTCAGCACCATGCCGTTCATGTTGGGTCGAGCCTGGACATCCGTGAAGCCGATGAACTGCTCCGTGTTCCAGGTCTTCAGCCAGTTGCGCACCAGGTTCGACGGATCCTGTCCGCCATTCATCTGGCGCATGAGATGCCCGAAGGTCCAGACGCCATCGGTCGTGGTCCGGTCCGGGTCCTCCACCACGGACAGGTTGGTGATCATCAGCTCGGACTGGAAGTCCACGCTGCACGTCTGAGGCGCGCATGCCACGGGAGACTCGCAGCCGTTCGCCGGATTGCCATCGCAGTCGAAGGTGCCCACTACACAGCCCAGGCCGCACGTCCCGGCGCCACACACCGCGTGAGCGGACGGAGCGCCCGCGCACACGGTGCTGCACGTTCCACAGTGCGCCTCATCCGAGAGCAGATCCACCTCGCAGCCGTTGGCCGGATTGCCATCGCAGTCCGCGAACCCCATGTCGCAAGCCACTGGCACGGCGACACAGGGGGACCGATTGCCCGCAGCGTCTCGCGTATCCGCGAACAGGGGGCCGGCCCGCTGGCTCGCGGTCAGCGGCACCGCCACCGAACCAAACGGATCCACCTGGAACGGGCCCGCGGGAGCGAACTGCGTGGTGCACGCGGCGTTCGTGAACAACATGATTCGCGAGTCCGCCTCCGCGGACGCGCCAACGATGCCCACCGTGCCGTTCCCCTCCGCGGGAACGAAGCCGGGAGTGAACACCGGCGCGGATGGCGCGATGCCGTCATGTCGGTAGCTGATCGCCACGGCACACGTCGAGACGTTTCCCGCGGGGTCCAGGACTCGAGCAGAGAAGGTCGTCGCGGTGTTGGCGCTCACCGTGACGGCGGGCGAGAACGCGCCCGTGGTGGCATCCGCCGTGGGATTCGCCACGACGGGCGCCACACAGCCCGCGCCTTTGAAGATTTGTACGGTGCTCCCCTTCTCCGCCGTGCCGCGAAGCTGAGGCGTGAGTGTGTTGCCCGGCGACACCGGCAGGAAGCCCGTCAGCGAGGGCACCGCGGGAGTGATGTTGTCGTGCAAGTAATTGCTGACCGTGGAGCACGCGGAGACATTCCCGGCCGCATCCACGGCCTGCGCCGAGTAGCCCGTCGTCGTGTTGGCCGTGACGGTCACGGCCGCGGAGAACGCCCCCGTGGTGGCATCCGCCACGGCGCTCACCACCACGGGCGCCACACAGCCCGCGCCCTTGAAGATTTGTACGGTGCTCCCCTTCTCCGCGGTGCCGCGCACCTGGGGCGTGAGCGAGTTGCTCGGCGACACGGGCTGGAACCCCGTCATCACGGGCGTCGTCGGAGGCATGCCGTCGTGCACGTAGCTCATCGGCTGAGAGCAACCGGACACGTTGCCGGCGGGATCCGTCGCCGTGACGCTGAAAACCGTCGTCGCGTTGGCGGTCGCGGGGACAGCCGCCGAGAACAGGCTCTCCGTCGCGGCCGTGACCGAAACGGCCGGACTCCCCGAGCACGTGGCGTTGGTGTACACGCGCACCGTCGAGCCCGTCTCCGCGTTCCCGAACAGGTTGGGGTTCGAGGTGCTGGACGGCGAGGCCGGGCTGAAGTGCAAGAGGACCGGCGTCGTAGGGGGCGTCGTGTCGGGCTGACAGCCCAACAGCTCGAGCCGGCCCATCGAGACCACCTCGATGCCCGTGCGTGCATCATTGTCATCCGTCACATTGAGACGAAACTTCGAGTAGGTCGCGTTCGCCGGCAGGGTGTACTCGCGGCGCTCGGCGCCCCCCCAGTTCACTTCGTTGGTTCGCGTATCCACCACCACCCACTGCGACCCGTTCCAGGCCTGGAGCGTCCAGTCCTTGGGCGCGCGCGTGGTGAGCGATCCATTCGAGAAGCGGATGGCGTAGCGGATGATCCGCCGGGGGCCGTCTGTCCATTCATACCCAATCCAGGCGGGAGACTGGCGCAGCCCGGAGATCCACATGGAGCTGGGCGTGTCGACCGCGTCGAACGCCATCCAGGCGTCATAGGTCGAGCTGAAGACTCCCGAGCTGGTCACGATGCCGCTCGGCGACGTGGCGCTCGTCATCACCGGAATCTGGCTGGTTCCACAGGTGATGGCCTGAGTCTGGGATGCCGGGCGCGCGCCAGGCGCCTCCGATGAAGCGCCCGCGTCTGGACTGGGCTGACACCCTGGCGCGAACAACAGGAAACAGGCGCTCGCCAAGAGCGAGCCTCCCCACGACTTCATGTATCGCATGCGATAACCCCCTCTGCCTCATTGCAGGGACCACGCACCCCGCGGCCTGACGCCGCTTGCGTGGTTCAGCGCCCGAGCTTCTACGGCACCGCCCCGACACGAGGCGCGAGAAGGGATCAACCGCCACCCCAGTGGGACGAAACCGCCCGGGCGAGGGACGAATCCGTCGCCCTCCCGGTGGTGGCCCCGCGTCGACATGTCGCTCGAGCCCCATCGACATGTCGAACCGGGTGGCCCGACGGGCGCTCAGCCCCGTCCCAAAGGAGCGCGCCCTGCTTCGAGGCTCGGCATGGGCATTGCTCAAGGCAGGGCGCGCTCGCCACGGAGACGTCGTCTCGGTGCGCGATCGCCACCTCGAACCTCTCGGAGACGATGATGCCCATCCCGGCCAATCCGCAGCTGCCCATGACCAACAACAACTCGCTCATGACGACCATCGTCAACAACACGGCCAATACCTTGAGCGTCGTCGTCAGCACTCCGGACTCGACCCAGATCATTTCGATGTCCAGTGCCACGGTGGGCGCGCTGGACTCCGGACAGAACAGCGTCACCGTCATGACCCAATACAATGACGACAACACGCTGAACGTGGGCGTGTGGGACCCGACCTACTCGGAGTCCAACTCCGTGGCGTCGTTCTACTCACACCAGAAGGACCAGGACTCGGTGGTGGGACGGGGCAGCATGCCGTGGATCGACACCATCAACTACATCGGCGGATACGTCGTCACGGAGCAGAACGTGGGGCTGGGCCATATCAGCGTGGTGGTCACCAAGTCCTGAGACAACCACGGGGCGACCTCGAGGCCCGAACCTGGGGCGCCCCGACTGTCTGTCATTGCCGAGCCGGCCTCTACGCCGCCGGCTCGGCGCAGAGGCGCTCGGTGCGTGTCCCGTCGCCCCTCGACGAGGAAGCGCTGGTGCACCGGGTGACTCCTGAGCGAGGCTCTCTCGATGTCGCGCCCCCACGAGCACCTGACCACGGAGCGGCTGCTGCTTCGCGCGATCCACGCGGATGACGTGGACGCGGTCTTCGCCCTCCACTCCGACCCGGAGACCCATCGCTACACCGGCTCGATTGGCGTGCTTCATACACGGGACGAGGCTCGCGCCCTGCTCTCGCGCTGGGAGGAGGATTGGAGCCGGCACGGCATGGGGTACTGGGCCGTGGAGCCACGCGAATCTCTCGGGCAGGTGGTGGGAATCGGGGGCGTGCGGCGCAAGGAATTCGAGGGGCGCCTCGTGCTGAACCTGGCGTATCGCCTCGCGGCTTGGACCTGGGGCCGCGGCTATGCGACGGAGCTCGCCCAAGCAGCCCTGCGCTTCGCCCACGAGGCGGCCGCGGACATTCCCCTGGTGGCGCTCATCCATCCCGACAACGCTCCGTCCATCCGCGTCGCGGAGCGGATTGGCCTCAAGCTCCAGCGCACCCTCGTCCACGAGGGAGTACCCACGCAGGTGTACGTCGTCGGATAGCGCCCCGCGCAGTCCGGCCCAGGGAGTGGCTGGTTGCCTCTGGCTCCCCAGCAGCCCCCCTGTCTCGAAAGGAGAGACGGGCACCGGGGCCTCACTGCCGCGAGAGGCGATCCACATTCTTCAGGAGCGTCGGGATGCGGTAGGGCCCGTGCATGGACCGGACATGCTCCGCCGCGACGTCCGGCGCCATGCCGACGGCCGTCACATGGAGCGGACGCGTGGCATCGCCGCGCAGCACGGGCACCGCGAAGTCCGCGCCCTTGAATGAAGTCTTGGCCACACCGACGACGGGCACGGTGCGCCCGAGCGCCTCGTACAGGTGGGCGCCCAATCCCTTCTCATTCGCGGCGCCCAGCCAGACGTAGCCGTCAATGACGACTGCACCCAGGGGCTGCTCGACCTGGGAGAGCAAGGCGATCAAGACCGGGAGCTCGCGTTCGTAGAAGTGTCCGGGCCGATACTCCGCGGGGGCTGGCAGCCGCACGACGCGCTGATCCGCCAGGGTCTCGGAGGTCCAATCGGAGAAGAGCAACAGCGCTCCAGTGGCACCGTCTTCGACGTAATGGACATCCACGCACGCCAGCACTCAGACACCCTCCCGCGAGGGCGAGAGCGTACTCGGTGCACTCGGCGCGGCGCGAGTCCCGTCCCTCCGGCCGGCCCGCCCCCAAGAGGCGAGTGGGAATGACTGGCGGCGCGCCCGGTCTCGTCGCGCCGTCAGCCGTGACGTTGCAGCGGAGCGCTACTGCGCGGCCTGAACCTCGTACGTGGGCTTGCAGTACGAGTTGGACATGGCGCTGACCGAGCCCGCGGCGGTCGGGCCCGTCCAGTAGCAGGACTTGTCCGCTCGGCATTCATCGCGCGTGGTGTGCGTCGCACAGGCACACGCCCACGGGTCCGACGTACAGAGCGCCTCTGCTTGAGTTTCCGGCGTGCCCTTCGACACCGAGGCGGGCTCCTCGCTACCGCCACAAGCGGCGAGGGAGAACATCAGCGCAATCCAGGGGAGATTTCGGCGCATGGTGATTCCTCCAGCACAACCCAATGAAGCCATCGGGATGATGACGTTCACGACACTGCGACGCTCTGCGATGGAGCTCGTGTCACATCCACGAACTCACGGCTCGCGTTCAGAGACGGCGAGGCAACGGGAGACGCCACCGCTCCAAAGCCGCGAGTGGCATTGCGATAACACAGAATCATCCCGGCTTTCATTGCGCACCCAGACAAATCCTCACGACACGACTTCAAGGATTTGCGAAGCACCGCGCCATGGATTGCGAACCCACTCGTGCCATCGCATGGAACAATTCCTCTCAACTCGAAGCCTACGTCCCTCAATCCATCCGCCGGGATGACAGCGAACGCGAGCGGTGCATGGAGCCCTGCGCCGCGCCACGAGCTCCACTGGCACAGCGGATCCACGGTCATGCATGACAGCGCCATGGGCTCCGTGGCGATGGAGGCGCTAGACATCCCGTAGCGCCGCCCAGCCCACGCGTGGGCGCAGAACCCACGGATCAGTCAGGCGCAGGGATGTCGGACATTCGGACCCACGCGGCGCCCTGGCCCGCGCTCGGCTGCGCGACCGGCCGGCGCCTCGTCCGCTCTGGCGAGACGGGAAAATAAAAACGGGCCGGCTGCTTGCGCAGCCGACCCGTTTCATGGAGCCGACACCCAGGCTTGAACTGGGGACCTACTGATTACGAATCAGTTGCTCTACCGCTGAGCTATGTCGGCGTGACCGAAGGCGGCGCGTAGGTACCATGGGGGTTCGGGTAGGGCAAGCAGAAATGATGTGCCCCTCTCCCGGCTCCCGTGTGACTTGAATATCACCGTGACACGCGTGACACACCGCGTCTGTCGCGGCTGACACACCGCGTTGGCTAACCCCTCATAATAACTTAATAATCCGGACAGTAAGCCCATGTCGCGGTGGTTGACCCCTCGGACCGCCTGTGCACATAAGGGCGCCGCTATCCCCTGCGGCCCCCTCTTACTGGGTGGCCCCCAAGGAGCGTTCTCAGTCATGGCCAGCGAAGAGAATTTCATGCGCGCCCCGGCCCCCTCGCCCAAGCGCACGATCTTCACGGAAGCAATGGAGATCTTCAACCGCGCGGCGGACCTCATCGGGCTCGACAAGCGCGTTCGCCTGGAGCTGGAAGAGCCCGACTACGAGCACATCTTCTACGTCACGGCCAAGCTCAAGGACCGGCTCGTGCCTCTCCTTCCGGAGGAGGCCAAGTCGTTCGCGGATCTGTCCGTCACCCAGGTGCGCAACCCCGAAGGCCTGGAGCGCCTGGCCAACGGCAACATCATCCTGAACGGCCGCGCCCTGCTCGGCTCGGACGTGTCCATCAGCCGTGGACACCTGCGCCTGCCGGACGGCAAGGTCTACCAGCTCGTCCCCGGTGAGTCGCAGCGCTTCAAGGCCTACCGCGTCCAGCACAACCAGGCGCGTGGTCCTTATAAGGGCGGCCTGCGCTACCACCGCGAGGTGTCGCTGGACCTGTTCAAGGCCCTGGCGGCGGAGATGACCTGGAAGACGGCCATCTCCGAGGTTCCGTTCGGCGGCGGCAAGGGCGGCATCCAGATTGATCCGCGCGAGTACGGCAAGGAGGAGCTGGAGGCCATCACCCTGCGCTTCATGTACCGGCTCAAGAGCCTCATCGGGCCGAACATCGACATCCCGGCGCCGGACGTGGGCACCAACCCGGAGATCATGGCCCTGCTCTACCGCCAGTTCTCCGACGGTGAGCGCGAGCGCCACAACCTGCGCGGCATCGTGACGGGCAAGGACGTGCGCATCGGCGGCTCCGAGGGCCGCGGCAAGGCCACCGGCCAGGGCGTCGCGTTCTGCATCGAGGACTACTACGCGGACCGCGGCGAGAGCGTGAAGGGCAAGACCTTCGTGCTCCAGGGCTTCGGCAACGTGGGCAGCCACGCCGCCCTCATCCTCACCAGCATGGGCGCTCGCCTGCTGGCGGTGAACGACGCGGACGGCACCATCTACAACGGTGACGGCATCGACGCGCAGGCCCTGGCCGCCTACGTGGCGGACTCCAAGAACCTCAAGCGCTCGGTCATCGGCTTCCCCGGCGCCCAGAAGATCGAGAAGAAGGATCTCTGGGAGGTCCAGGCGGACATCCTCATCCCCGCGGCGCTGGGCGGAGAAATCACCGCCGACGTGGCCGAGAAGCTCAAGGTCAAGCTCATCGCCGAGGGCGCCAACGGCCCCACCACCCCCGAGGCCGATCGCGTCCTGCAGAAGCGCGGCATCGAGATGATCCCCGACATCATCGCCAACGCCGGCGGCGTGACGGTGAGCTACTACGAGTGGATCCAGAACAAGCGCATGGAGCGCTGGAGCGAGGCCGAGGTCGACCAGCGGCTCGAGCGCGCCATGAAGCGCAACTACCGCATCATCCGCGACATCTCGCGCAACCAGCCGCGCAAGACGGAGATGCACGACAGCCGGCCGTACTGCATCGGCAAGGCCGTGGATCCGCGCTGCGCCGCGATGATCCTCGCGCTCAAGCGCATCGAGGCCCACTACCTCCTCGAGGGCTTCTCGCAGTAATCCGCGCCGAGCGGGCCCGGCTTCCGGGCCCGTGACGCACGAAGGGCACGGCCTTCTTCGGAAGGACCGTGCCCTTTGTCGTTTCCGGAAGGCCCGTTCCCCGGGCCCCGCGCTCCGGCACCCCCTCAGTGCATGACGCGCTCGCGGTCCACCAGGAGCAGCGGCGCGTCATCCATGGTCTCGTACGCCACGATGCGCAGGCCCACGCCGCGGCTGCTGCCCGGACGCCCGTCCTTGCGCCCGAAGGCCAGCGCCACCTGGTAGCGCACCTCGCACAGGCACGTCATCTCCGTGCCGTCCTCGCCCGCGAACGTCACCTTCAGCTTCTCGCCCAGGCCCAGGGAATCCCGGACCTCGATGAACATGCCCCGCGCACTGATGTTGCGACCGATTCCCCGCATCATTCCGTCCTGGGTGGACAGATACACGGTGAAAACCTTGTCGAACCGCAGGTGGGTGCGGCGGTCCTGCTGACGCTCGTTCACGCGGGGTGCCTCCAGAAACAGGAAGTGACAGGCACACCCTACATGGTAGCCACATGTAGGCAATTTATTCACCTGTCGCTACCCGCCCTCACCTCCCCGGAAAGGGCTGCCGCACGGCCGCCGGGGGTGGCAGCATCCGAGGTCCCAACCCCCTGTTTCCTGGAGTCGCATCACCGTGAATCGCTTCCTGGTTGCCGCCGCTGTCCTGCTGCCCGCGCTTGCCCTGGCCGATGTGGACTCCCGCTTCGCGAAGCTGCGCGACGAGTCCGAGCCGCTGGGGGGGCTGGGCGCGTTCCTGGAGAAGTACGTGGGCGAGTGCGAGGGCGCGCTCGTGGACCCGCAGTGCAAGTCGCAGGCGGAGGCCTTCCGCAAGAAGTACCAGGGCAAGCGGCTGTACATGATCGTCACCGAGGACGACGCCAGCATGCTGTCCCCGGGCGCCTTCAACCCCGGCACCAACGAGTACCTCATCAACATCACGCCCTTCTTCGGGGCCGGGAAGTACGCGCTCACGCACGGCGCGCCGAAGAAGACGGATGCGCAGGGCAACCCGGTGCTGCCGCTGCTGTCGGTGAGCGGCACGGCGCCGGAGATGTGGAACGGCGGGACGTTCTCCCGGATGTTCTCCATGCGCGGCGTGCGGGCGCAGGTCGTCTTCTCGCCGCAGGGCGTGTGGGCCCTCCCCAAGAAGGGCGGCGGGAAGATCTACGGCGTCAACGCGCGCATCGAGTCCATCCTGGTGACGGAGGGCCGCACCGGCGAGCAGTTCGGCCTGTGGCTCAACGGCAAGGACGCGCAGGTTCGCCGCTAGGCACGACGGGGCGTCAGCGGGCGATGGCGATGTACTGAAGCACCGTGCCCCGCTGCACCCTCAGGAGGATGCTGGCGCCCGCGCTGCCCCGCTCCAATGCGGCGCGGACTCCCGCGGCATCCTTCACGCGGCGCCGGTTCACCTCGGTCACCACGTCGCCCGCGCGCAGCCCGGCCTGCTCCGCCGCGCTGCGCGGCAGCACGCCGGACACGAGCGCGCCCGTCCAGGCCTCGTAGCCCAGCGGCGCCGCCACCTCGGGCGTCAAGTCCCGCAGGAGGAGCCCCACGTCATTGGCGCTGCTGCTGGCGCGGTTGGTCAGCCCCGAGGTTGCCTCCGCCGCGGGGCGCGCCACCAGCCGCACCGTCACGTCCTGGGTGCCAGTGCCGCGCAGGAGCGTCAGCCGCGCCTCGGTGCCCGGCGCCAACAGCGCCACCTTGCGCAGGAGCTGGAGGTAGCTGCCGATGGGGCGCCCGTTCACCGCCACCAGCCGGTCCCCCGGACGGATGCCCGCCGCCGCGGCCGGGCTGCCTCGGTAGACGTCCCGCACCATGGGCGCGCGCTGAGCGCCGTTCTCGCCATCCTCGTTGATGACGACGCCCAGCCACCCGCGCTCCAGCTTCCCGTTCTCGCGCAGGTTGGGCAGCAGGTCCTTCACCAGGTTGATGGGCACCGCGAAGCCGATGCCCTGCCCCTCGCTGATGATGGCCGTGGCCACGCCGACGACCTCGCCCTTCATGTTGAAGATCGGCCCGCCGGAGTTGCCGGGGTTGATGAGGGCGTCCGTCTGGATGAAGTCATCGAACTGGCCCACGCCCAGCACGCGCTCCTTGGCGGAGATCATCCCGTGCGCCACCGAGTGGTCGAGGCCGAACGGGTTGCCGATGGCCACCACCCAGTCCCCCACCTGAAGCTCGTCCGAGTCCCCCAGGTAGACGGCCGGCAGCTTGTCCATCTCCGCGCCATTCAGGCGCAGGAGCGCCACGTCGGTGGAGGCATCGCGGCCCACCACCTCGGCGGGGAACTCACGGCCGTCCGCCAGGCGCACGGAGATCTGCTGGGCGGTGGAGCCCTCTCGGCCCCCGACCTCCACGCGCGGCGCATCGGGGTTCACCATCGTGCCCATGGAGGGCGCGCGGGAGTTGGCCACCACGTGGTTGTTGGTCACCACCAGCCCGTCCGGCGTCAGCACCAGCCCGGAGCCCGTGGAGCGCTTCATCCCGCCTGGGGCCGAGCCCGGACTCACCGCGGTGATGTTCACCACGCCCGCCTCGACGGCGCGGATCAGCGGCGCCAAGGAGGTGGGCGGAACGAAGTTGGGCAAGCCCGACGAGCCCGGCGCGCGCTCCTGCCAGAGGCCCATGGCGCCCGTCCGCCCGTCTGCTCCCGCCGCGTGGACGCCAATGTAGGTGGCGTGCTCCCGCGCGCGGGCCTGGAGCCAGGGGGTCAGCGGATCCTCGGCGGCACCCGCCAAGGGAGCGAGCGCCAGCACGAGACACACGGAGAGGAAGCGAGGGTGCACGGGGCGGAAGCTTACACGGCGAGCCATGGCGATCCGCCTCAACAGCGCGCACCGCCGGGCCCTTCCCGGCCGCCGGGTCCACTGTCAGGCGTTCGCC
This window contains:
- a CDS encoding trypsin-like peptidase domain-containing protein, whose amino-acid sequence is MARRVSFRPVHPRFLSVCLVLALAPLAGAAEDPLTPWLQARAREHATYIGVHAAGADGRTGAMGLWQERAPGSSGLPNFVPPTSLAPLIRAVEAGVVNITAVSPGSAPGGMKRSTGSGLVLTPDGLVVTNNHVVANSRAPSMGTMVNPDAPRVEVGGREGSTAQQISVRLADGREFPAEVVGRDASTDVALLRLNGAEMDKLPAVYLGDSDELQVGDWVVAIGNPFGLDHSVAHGMISAKERVLGVGQFDDFIQTDALINPGNSGGPIFNMKGEVVGVATAIISEGQGIGFAVPINLVKDLLPNLRENGKLERGWLGVVINEDGENGAQRAPMVRDVYRGSPAAAAGIRPGDRLVAVNGRPIGSYLQLLRKVALLAPGTEARLTLLRGTGTQDVTVRLVARPAAEATSGLTNRASSSANDVGLLLRDLTPEVAAPLGYEAWTGALVSGVLPRSAAEQAGLRAGDVVTEVNRRRVKDAAGVRAALERGSAGASILLRVQRGTVLQYIAIAR